One stretch of Hemibagrus wyckioides isolate EC202008001 linkage group LG01, SWU_Hwy_1.0, whole genome shotgun sequence DNA includes these proteins:
- the LOC131351799 gene encoding serine/threonine-protein kinase pim-1-like, with amino-acid sequence MFFAAHWTKVYLEGELLGAGGFGCVFAGIRKEDGLPVAIKFVSKTMPYEKLQLTGYGWLPTEIALMVLANFKPCSRILKILDWFEEPKHYVVILERPEPCLDLHEFSSKQGGCLTEVVARHVMFQLMEALTHCKSQGILHRDVKPENILIQTGTWQVKLFDFGCGDLVKDYYNDFAGTSEYAPPEWFIQGQYRADPATVWSVGVTLYRLVCGCLPFRTTEETKIGYLFFPESLSQGKKVERLISYGLINSRLNYTLYTDLSRERSVHLF; translated from the exons ATGTTTTTTGCAGCACATTGGACGAAGGTGTATTTGGAAGGAGAACTGCTGGGTGCAGGAGGATttggttgtgtgtttgctggGATACGGAAAGAAGACGGATTGCCA GTTGCAATCAAGTTTGTCTCCAAGACAATGCCCTAtgaaaaactgcagctt ACAGGATATGGATGGCTCCCCACTGAGATAGCGCTGATGGTCCTTGCAAACTTCAAACCTTGCTCAAGAATCCTCAAGATTCTGGACTGGTTCGAAGAGCCAAAACACTATGTTGTCATTCTGGAACGGCCTGAACCATGTCTGGACCTCCATGAATTCTCCAGCAAGCAAGGTGGATGTTTGACTGAGGTCGTGGCTCGCCATGTGATGTTTCAGCTGATGGAGGCGCTGACACATTGTAAGAGCCAGGGGATACTGCACCGTGATGTCAAGCCAGAAAACATCCTTATTCAGACAGGCACATGGCAGGTCAAGCTGTTTGACTTCGGTTGCGGAGACCTCGTCAAAGACTATTACAATGACTTCGCAG GCACATCTGAATATGCCCCTCCTGAGTGGTTCATCCAGGGGCAGTATCGGGCAGACCCAGCTACCGTCTGGTCTGTGGGAGTGACACTGTACAGGCTGGTGTGTGGCTGTCTGCCTTTCAGGACCACTGAGGAAACAAAAATTGGCTATTTGTTCTTCCCTGAAAGTCTGTCTCAAGGCAAGAAAGTAGAAAGACTGATAAGCTATGGACTAATTAATAGCAGACTGAACTATACCTTATACACAGACTTGAGCAGAGAAAGaagtgttcatttattttaa